A segment of the Anaerolineae bacterium genome:
AGGCGCGATGAGAGATTTTTGGATCCATCCATACAGGCGGGATTTATGCATCAGGTCATAGAACCATGAGGTGGGAGGGTTATCGCCTTCGACCATTTCGAGCTTGAAACGATCGCTCCAGGCTAATAGCGGTCGCCACAGGAGTTGATCCAAAGCGACAATGGTGACGATTAAAGTAAGCAAACCCGCCAAAATTGCCTGGGTGTTTCCTTGATTGGCTGCTTCTTGCAGGTAAGCCCCTAAACCTGCCAGGCGAAAGTCACGGTTGCCAACGGTGAAGATCTCGGCTGCCATCAGGAAAAACCAACCTCCGGCGAAAGACATAATACTGTTCCAAATTAAACTGATCATCCCGAAAGGTAGCTCGAGACGCTTGAAGCGAAACCAGGTGTTCAGACGAAAGATGGCACTGGCTTCTTGCAGTTCTTTGGGGATTGTGGTAAGGGACTGATACCAGCCAAAAGTCATATTCCAGACCTGGCTGGTGAAGATCAAGACGATCGAAGCCAGCTCGGCGGCCATCCGCTGCGGGAGAAAGGCGCTCAAACTGAGTAAAACTACGGGCAAAAAGGATAAAATCGGTACCGATTGCAGTACATCCAATAGGGGCATTAAGATCATCTCTGCTCGCCGGTTATAAGCGGCAACGCGTCCGTAGGTCAATGTGAATAGCAGGGAGAGAAGATAAGCTGCAAACATCCTGCCGAGAGACAGGAAGGTGTACCATGGCAAAGCTGAGGTAGAGAGTGAGATCTGCGGACCGGTGATGATTTGCGGCGCGTTAACCGCCAAACGCACGCCTGCATAGAGCAGGGTGGCGATGAGCAAGAGGACAATTGTATCCCCCAGGGTGAATGTCCGTTCAAGGCGTTTTTGGGGAGGCAGAAGATAGCGCAAAACTCCCATGGCTTCACCTCAAAAAACATCCCCGCCGCAGTGCGCTGGCGGGGCTGGATAAAGCCAGGGGAAAGCTTTCGCCTAGTGCACTTGCGGCGATCGGAGTTTGGATTGTTGATGATCGAGATCGATATCTAAGCTAGAAGATGTATCATCCATACGGTAACCGACTTGCGCAACAGGGATACTATACCCATTCAAACGGGGTTTGTCAAGGAAAATTTCCAAAAGGCGTAAAGATACGGATTTAAATGCGCTGCTCTGTCGTTCGCTCATTGCTTCCTTAGAATTGCAAGAGCGATTTCTCCACTTGTGTGTAAACCTCGTCCACCTCCGCCTGAAGGGCAATGGTGTGGGCAATGGCGGTGAGGATGCGGCAGTAGGTGCGGATCTCCTCCAGGCTTAGCGGTCGTTCCTGGCGCTCTTTCAGCCACTTCTGGCACACCCGGTAGCCGCCGATGGTGTAGTCCCATACTTCCAGGGGGACAGGGGCGAAATGGAAGTTGCGATTGCCACGTTGGAGGGTTTTCCCCTGAGTGGCAGGCTGATCCGCGTCAGGGCAGGCACAGAGAAGCGGAATCAGCTTACGGACGGTAGACAGGAAAAGCCGCTCCTCCAGCCTCAGAGCGGCTTTTTCATCCAGTGCGTGGCTACCGGTCAGAGAGGGCGGGATTACATCCCAGCCATATAGGCGATTCCCACCGTTCCAGGACCGGCATGCGTGCCGATCACCGGGCTGACCGTTGAAAAGATCGACTCAACCGGGTTGAGTTTTTTCGAGAGTTCCTCTAGCAGGAAACGGGCGTCTTCTTCGGCGTTGGCATTGAGGGTTGCCAGACGCAACGGCGACTTTCCCTGTACCCGTTCTTCGATAATTTCCATCAAGCGCAGTAAGGATTTTTTACGGGTGCGGATGCGTTCGACAGCTTCTACTCGCCCGCCGCGCACCTCGAGAATCGGTTTGATGTTCAGAGCCGTCCCCAGAAAGCGGCTGCCGCCTCCGATCCGTCCGCCACGGTGGAGAAACTCCAGGGTGTCTACGGCAAAGACGACCCCCGTATGATTGCGCGCCTCTTCTGCCAGACGTTTGCACTCCGCCAGGCTTGCTCCGGCCTGCGCAGCTCGGGCGACGGTCAAAACCTGAAAGCCCATTGCCATGGCGGTTGTGTAAGAGTCGATAATTTCGATGGGCGCTCCTGGGAGCATTTCTTTGGCTTGTTGGGCTGAGTCAATCGTTCCGGAAAGCTTGGTAGAAATGAGAATAGCGATGATCTCTTTCCCTTGATCGAGCAGGTTCTGGAAAATATCGCGAAACTTGGGTATCGCAACCTGTGAAGAGGATGGCATGACAGTGGCAGTCTTTAAGCGTGTATAAAATTCGTCTGGTTGAATGTCAACGCCGTCTTCATAGGTTTGATCCCCCCAGATAAGAATTTGAGGTGCAACGGTGATCTGGTATTCTTCAAGAAAATTTTGCGGGATATACGCGGTACTGTCGGTAACGACGGCGACTTTTGATGTCATAAGACCTCCTTTGGGCGAATCATAGCCAGGACTGGCATTTTATTTATCCACATTTTTAACACCGATGATTAAAAATGGTTTCAAGTTAACCTCTTATCCGTAGAGAAGATATACCTCACCTCAGGCTTACAAAAGTTGCGAGTCAATAAAGTTTAACTCTTGACCTTTCCATGTTTAGCGTTTACAATGCGACTTTGCGAACTGCAAAGGCGAAAGGCACTTCATTATATAGTGAGCAATTATCTATTGGGCTATGTTTGAGAGCTTAACCGAGCGATTAGAGAATATTTTCAAACAGTTACGCCGTCACGGAAAGTTGACCGAAAAAGAAGTGGATGCTGCTCTCCGTGAAGTGCGTCTGGCGTTGTTAGAAGCGGATGTCAACTACGGCGTCGTCAAGGATTTTATCAACCGCGTGCGACAACGGGCGATTGGCGCGGAGGTGTCGCGCGCTTTGAATCCTGCCCAGCAGGTGATCAAGATCGTCCATGAAGAGCTGATTGCCACGTTGGGCGTAGCCGAGCGATTGAACTTGAGTGGTGAGAAGCCGCGCGCCATTATGCTGGTTGGTTTGCAGGGTTCGGGCAAGACAACCGCAGCTACAAAGCTGGCTCGCCTGTTGCGTTCGCAAGGAGAACGGGTGATGCTGGTTGCAGCAGATCCGTATCGTCCTGCGGCGGTTAAACAACTGCAAACACTGGGCGAACGGGTGGATGTGCCGGTGTATTATGAGGAGGGGGTTAAGCCACCACAACTGGTAGCCAGAGCGCGCCAGAAAGCTGCTCAGGGCGGCTATTCCACCCTCATTCTTGACACGGCAGGGCGTTCACAACTCGATCAGGAATTAATGGACGAATTGGAAGCAATTCGCCAGCACGTCAAGCCAACCGAGATCCTGCTGGTGGTGGATGCCATGATCGGGCAGGAATCGGTCAATGTTGCCCAGGGATTTCGACAGGTGATTCCTCTGAGCGGCTTGATCTTAACCAAGATGGATGGTGATGCACGGGGTGGGGCAGCCATTTCCATCCGCTCGGTTACCGGTGTGCCGATCAAGTTTATTGGTACGGGTGAAGCTCTCGATGCTCTCGAAACGTATGATCCCTCCCGCCTGGCTTCGCGGATTCTGGGAATGGGTGACGTTCTGGGTCTCATAGAGAAAGCCGAGGCTGCCTTCGATGAGCAGGTAGCGCGCGATCAAGCGGCGCGCCTGATGGCAGGTGAATTCACGCTGGAGGATTTTGCTCAACAACTGCGACAAATCAAACGCATGGGTCCGATAACCCAGCTCCTGGAAATGCTACCTGGTGGGATGGGACAAA
Coding sequences within it:
- a CDS encoding ABC transporter permease protein; its protein translation is MGVLRYLLPPQKRLERTFTLGDTIVLLLIATLLYAGVRLAVNAPQIITGPQISLSTSALPWYTFLSLGRMFAAYLLSLLFTLTYGRVAAYNRRAEMILMPLLDVLQSVPILSFLPVVLLSLSAFLPQRMAAELASIVLIFTSQVWNMTFGWYQSLTTIPKELQEASAIFRLNTWFRFKRLELPFGMISLIWNSIMSFAGGWFFLMAAEIFTVGNRDFRLAGLGAYLQEAANQGNTQAILAGLLTLIVTIVALDQLLWRPLLAWSDRFKLEMVEGDNPPTSWFYDLMHKSRLYGWIQKSLIAPLAERIDRWMLRLSPSPTNPSLNESKISPGMLVFYGLLLSTISYGGYRAFLLLGSLNLSQWLEIGVGLAATFLRVMTSLLIALCWTIPVGVLVGTKPNMARFIQPLIQIAASIPATAIFPILLMFLIHLSGGLNFAAILLMLMGTQWYLLFNIIAGASAIPQDLKYTTSLLQLSTRERWRTLILPALFPYLITGAITASGGAWNASIVAEYVHFGGKTISATGIGALISHATAIGDYALLLAATLSMILTVVFVNRLFWRRLYRIAEEKYRME
- a CDS encoding DegV family protein, with protein sequence MTSKVAVVTDSTAYIPQNFLEEYQITVAPQILIWGDQTYEDGVDIQPDEFYTRLKTATVMPSSSQVAIPKFRDIFQNLLDQGKEIIAILISTKLSGTIDSAQQAKEMLPGAPIEIIDSYTTAMAMGFQVLTVARAAQAGASLAECKRLAEEARNHTGVVFAVDTLEFLHRGGRIGGGSRFLGTALNIKPILEVRGGRVEAVERIRTRKKSLLRLMEIIEERVQGKSPLRLATLNANAEEDARFLLEELSKKLNPVESIFSTVSPVIGTHAGPGTVGIAYMAGM
- a CDS encoding Signal recognition particle, subunit Ffh SRP54, yielding MFESLTERLENIFKQLRRHGKLTEKEVDAALREVRLALLEADVNYGVVKDFINRVRQRAIGAEVSRALNPAQQVIKIVHEELIATLGVAERLNLSGEKPRAIMLVGLQGSGKTTAATKLARLLRSQGERVMLVAADPYRPAAVKQLQTLGERVDVPVYYEEGVKPPQLVARARQKAAQGGYSTLILDTAGRSQLDQELMDELEAIRQHVKPTEILLVVDAMIGQESVNVAQGFRQVIPLSGLILTKMDGDARGGAAISIRSVTGVPIKFIGTGEALDALETYDPSRLASRILGMGDVLGLIEKAEAAFDEQVARDQAARLMAGEFTLEDFAQQLRQIKRMGPITQLLEMLPGGMGQMARQISPQEAEKQLKITEAIINSMTPLERRRPEVLNASRRRRIARGSGTQVQDVNRLIKQFREMQKLMKTFKKSGLKGLPRFFG